One stretch of Methanobacterium veterum DNA includes these proteins:
- the metG gene encoding methionine--tRNA ligase — translation MSKVFITSALPYANGPCHLGHLRSTYIPADIYARYNRMNDVDVLFVCASDEHGTPIAVRAEQIGKSPKEIADKFHKMIKHDLELCNISFDNFSRTTDPLHYEISQNFFLKLYEKGYIYEQVIKQPYCNTCKRFLPDRYVEGICPHCKGEGARGDHCETCGRHLDPIQLEEPTCLICSSTPEIKESKQYFFKLSHFQDDLGEWIEGNDELPPNVKNYAFQWIKEGLKDWILTRDMEWGIPVPLEDAEGKIIYVWGEAFLGYISSAAQWSRRENKPWEDYWNDKAIHFIGKDIIYHHSIFWPALLMGYGCKLPDNVVAGAYLSLEGRKMSTSKNWVIWASQFLEKFDSDIVRYYLTINAPLGRDTDFSWDDFQRRVNDELADVLGNFIHRTFTFTNRFFDGKIPEPSKFDEYDEEFKNRILGIPDVVSENIEHFKFREGLIEIIRLAKFGNKYFNDKEPWKAVKENPEEAANCIYLCNQLAKVLSVILTPYIPVRASKIMEIMNLDVEETNSWKTAGEFVPAGHEIGKPKPLFSKIDDSIIKKEKETLYDNLEETETMKDIISIDDFAKMDLRISEIIGAERVEGSENLLKLMVDTGEKKIQVVAGLAKKYAPEEIKGQKVVVLVNLKPAKLFGIKSEGMILATSDSLSVLSADAHVGEKIK, via the coding sequence TGTCCTGTTTGTTTGTGCAAGCGACGAACATGGAACGCCTATTGCAGTTAGGGCAGAGCAAATAGGAAAATCTCCTAAAGAAATTGCAGATAAGTTTCATAAAATGATAAAACATGACCTTGAGCTATGTAATATTTCTTTTGATAACTTTTCAAGGACCACAGATCCCCTTCATTACGAAATTTCACAGAACTTTTTCTTAAAACTTTACGAAAAGGGTTATATTTATGAACAGGTCATTAAACAGCCTTACTGTAACACATGTAAAAGATTTTTACCTGACAGGTATGTAGAAGGTATTTGTCCCCACTGTAAAGGAGAAGGGGCAAGGGGAGACCACTGTGAAACATGTGGAAGGCATTTAGACCCAATTCAGCTTGAAGAACCAACATGTCTTATATGTAGTTCTACTCCTGAAATTAAGGAGTCAAAACAGTACTTCTTTAAGTTAAGTCATTTCCAAGATGATTTAGGAGAATGGATAGAAGGAAATGATGAATTACCCCCAAATGTTAAAAACTATGCCTTTCAGTGGATAAAAGAAGGTTTAAAAGATTGGATACTTACAAGGGATATGGAATGGGGAATTCCTGTCCCACTTGAAGATGCTGAAGGCAAAATAATTTATGTGTGGGGTGAAGCTTTCCTTGGATACATATCGTCGGCTGCACAGTGGAGCCGGAGAGAAAATAAGCCGTGGGAAGATTACTGGAACGATAAAGCAATTCACTTTATAGGAAAAGATATTATATACCACCACTCTATATTTTGGCCTGCATTACTTATGGGCTATGGGTGTAAACTACCTGATAACGTTGTTGCAGGGGCATATCTTTCGCTTGAAGGCCGAAAAATGTCTACAAGTAAAAATTGGGTTATATGGGCCTCTCAGTTCCTTGAAAAATTTGATTCAGATATAGTAAGGTATTACCTGACTATTAACGCGCCGCTTGGCCGTGATACTGATTTCTCATGGGATGACTTCCAGCGCCGTGTAAATGATGAACTTGCCGACGTGCTTGGAAACTTCATACACCGAACTTTTACATTTACAAACAGGTTCTTTGACGGAAAGATACCGGAACCGTCGAAATTTGACGAGTACGATGAAGAATTTAAAAACAGGATATTAGGCATTCCAGATGTAGTCTCAGAAAATATTGAGCATTTTAAATTCAGAGAAGGTCTTATTGAAATAATTAGACTTGCAAAGTTCGGTAACAAATATTTCAATGACAAGGAACCCTGGAAAGCTGTAAAAGAAAATCCTGAAGAGGCGGCAAATTGTATTTACCTGTGCAACCAGCTTGCAAAAGTTCTTTCTGTCATTTTAACTCCTTATATTCCAGTCAGAGCTTCTAAAATAATGGAAATTATGAATTTAGATGTAGAAGAAACAAACAGCTGGAAAACAGCAGGTGAATTTGTTCCAGCAGGCCATGAAATTGGTAAACCGAAACCATTATTTTCTAAAATTGATGATAGCATAATTAAAAAAGAAAAAGAAACACTTTATGATAATTTAGAGGAAACTGAAACTATGAAAGACATTATAAGTATAGATGATTTTGCAAAAATGGATTTAAGAATTTCTGAAATAATTGGAGCAGAACGTGTTGAAGGCTCTGAAAACTTATTAAAATTAATGGTAGACACTGGTGAGAAAAAAATACAGGTTGTCGCAGGCCTTGCTAAAAAATACGCTCCAGAAGAGATAAAAGGCCAGAAAGTTGTTGTGTTAGTTAATTTGAAACCAGCAAAATTATTCGGAATAAAATCGGAAGGTATGATACTTGCAACTTCGGACAGTTTAAGTGTTTTAAGTGCAGATGCCCATGTTGGTGAGAAAATAAAATAA
- a CDS encoding DUF530 domain-containing protein produces MNESVLIARAEKFLDKIKRQRIQVEELRDFESFITVYHYLKENLDELYELRDTMEIKGYKAPYRSLIRSSRSSITELKAEEMHDVSRQTQYFRMKAAAKKNILDRVKSSIASHKIAIGHLEEFATITCSTCKKKFKRHEIEFVESGTCSCGATDLILEKNDHGVYRLGALKYLPLSGEYMVRMSDLSPMGREAFRSIVRVLKHEKRGIVKTVSLVVKVLEDGRWIRKRVNMDMDDEMNYEREIRKKYGRNARIEFLQFHRKKPAIINDKQVQTALSIAYVKFAKEIVDGILDNVMDKFLKNRNNVEIYDNALKTASDIAGSITSDIEDEEDIKNEKLNEILKENNLMDANDIINRQLERDLQTRNRIKRKLFVEVPRVFILWDIVRYYLTTSYDRRNKYSGPFPNLRPNLDTNQLKAFVDFDKQVVGILKEYTDEKIEYIEDMKEVIAKKFEIENKIKGLHVKSNPPAVGAAILNITGKLSIEVASDIFSVDPVNVKAEKEKIETFGKPTSKRAQKFLEMIKK; encoded by the coding sequence ATGAATGAATCTGTTTTAATTGCACGGGCTGAGAAATTTCTTGATAAAATAAAACGTCAAAGGATACAAGTAGAAGAACTTAGGGATTTCGAAAGCTTTATTACAGTTTATCATTACTTAAAGGAAAATTTAGACGAGCTGTATGAACTTAGAGATACCATGGAGATCAAGGGTTATAAAGCTCCCTACAGGTCTTTAATTAGATCTTCTCGTTCCTCAATTACTGAATTAAAAGCTGAAGAAATGCATGATGTTTCAAGGCAGACTCAATACTTTAGAATGAAAGCTGCCGCCAAGAAAAATATTTTAGATCGGGTCAAGTCATCTATTGCATCTCATAAAATTGCAATTGGGCATCTTGAAGAGTTTGCAACCATAACCTGCAGTACATGTAAAAAGAAGTTTAAAAGGCACGAAATTGAATTTGTGGAGTCTGGAACATGCAGCTGTGGAGCTACAGATTTAATATTAGAAAAAAATGACCACGGTGTTTACAGGTTAGGTGCACTCAAATATTTGCCTTTATCTGGTGAATATATGGTGAGAATGTCTGACTTATCACCTATGGGAAGAGAAGCATTTCGCAGCATCGTTAGAGTCCTGAAACATGAAAAAAGAGGAATAGTTAAAACTGTTTCTTTAGTGGTTAAGGTACTGGAAGACGGCAGGTGGATTAGAAAAAGAGTCAATATGGATATGGATGATGAAATGAACTATGAACGGGAAATTCGAAAGAAATACGGCCGTAATGCACGTATCGAATTTCTGCAATTTCACAGAAAAAAACCCGCCATTATAAATGATAAACAGGTTCAAACAGCTCTTTCAATTGCATATGTAAAATTTGCAAAGGAAATAGTGGACGGAATTCTGGATAACGTCATGGATAAATTTTTAAAAAATAGAAATAACGTTGAAATTTATGATAATGCTCTTAAAACGGCATCAGATATTGCAGGTTCAATAACCTCGGATATTGAAGATGAAGAAGACATAAAGAATGAAAAATTAAATGAAATTCTTAAAGAAAACAACCTCATGGATGCCAACGATATTATAAATAGACAGCTTGAGCGTGATCTTCAAACAAGAAACAGGATTAAAAGAAAGCTTTTTGTTGAAGTACCAAGAGTTTTTATTTTATGGGATATTGTTAGATATTATTTAACCACTTCCTACGATAGAAGGAATAAATACTCAGGACCCTTCCCAAATCTTCGCCCAAATCTGGATACTAACCAGTTGAAGGCATTTGTAGATTTTGATAAGCAGGTAGTGGGAATTTTGAAGGAATATACCGATGAAAAAATTGAGTATATTGAAGACATGAAGGAAGTAATAGCAAAAAAATTTGAGATTGAAAATAAAATAAAGGGTCTCCATGTTAAGTCAAATCCACCTGCAGTGGGGGCTGCAATTTTAAATATTACAGGAAAATTATCTATTGAAGTTGCATCTGATATTTTTTCAGTTGATCCAGTGAATGTAAAAGCAGAAAAAGAAAAAATTGAGACATTTGGAAAGCCTACGTCTAAACGTGCTCAAAAGTTCCTGGAAATGATTAAAAAATGA
- a CDS encoding helix-turn-helix domain-containing protein, whose amino-acid sequence MGEDENNEIYVKRALSSQVIMELLDRYPNLKKIKVPSSLYPRTSKKYLDALSELGIEVEPVIKRGRPKKYGSNEAELVQKMINEGVSPKDISDELEIPLKTVYYLKGTKLKRGRKPKYSKETEEKIKKLRDEGLRAKDISEKLNIPLRTVYCLIKR is encoded by the coding sequence TTGGGTGAAGATGAAAATAATGAAATTTATGTAAAAAGAGCATTATCTTCACAGGTGATCATGGAGCTTCTGGATAGATATCCAAATCTTAAAAAGATTAAAGTTCCAAGCAGCTTATACCCTAGAACCTCAAAAAAATATTTAGATGCACTTTCTGAACTGGGAATTGAAGTTGAACCAGTTATCAAAAGGGGTAGGCCCAAGAAATATGGTAGCAACGAAGCTGAACTCGTTCAAAAAATGATTAATGAAGGTGTTAGCCCAAAAGATATATCTGATGAGCTTGAAATTCCTTTAAAGACAGTTTATTATCTCAAAGGTACTAAACTAAAAAGAGGTAGGAAACCAAAATATTCTAAAGAGACGGAAGAGAAAATTAAAAAGTTACGTGATGAAGGTCTTAGAGCAAAGGATATATCTGAAAAGCTAAATATTCCTCTTAGAACAGTGTACTGTCTTATAAAAAGATAA
- a CDS encoding MraY family glycosyltransferase, which yields MANMFFGDYQMLLLISGICGLVAFSMTFLTMPRLINKLKDAEIVGKDIHKPTKPIVAEMGGIGILFGFVIAMFVGIWLYPAYHYQFLITLIVILLVGLVGMVDDLVVLSSKEKLILLWLAGLPIMWIAPPNVGIIYMLSMPIAVSIGANLTNMLAGLNGVESGLGAIAMISLTISVIIMGKYNVAIITMAMLGALLAFLFYNRHPSRVFPGDVGTLIIGACIVLVAFIGRVKIIALIVLLPNIIDATLKFYSAGVVERHHHAPTEVGDDGNLVAPDGGFNSLIRSVLRRPMPEKNVVAIVWFIGIIFGAIGIILAYTLNSMII from the coding sequence ATGGCAAATATGTTTTTTGGCGATTATCAGATGTTACTATTAATTTCAGGTATTTGCGGATTAGTTGCATTCTCAATGACTTTTTTAACTATGCCTAGATTAATAAACAAATTAAAAGATGCGGAAATAGTTGGTAAAGATATTCATAAACCTACGAAGCCTATTGTGGCAGAAATGGGCGGTATTGGTATCTTATTTGGTTTTGTAATTGCAATGTTTGTTGGAATTTGGCTATATCCTGCTTATCATTATCAGTTTTTAATAACATTAATTGTAATTCTTTTGGTAGGTCTTGTGGGCATGGTTGATGACCTTGTAGTTTTATCATCCAAAGAAAAATTGATTTTACTCTGGCTTGCTGGACTACCGATTATGTGGATTGCCCCTCCTAACGTGGGAATTATTTACATGTTGTCTATGCCTATAGCAGTTTCTATTGGTGCTAATTTAACGAATATGCTGGCAGGACTAAATGGAGTTGAATCAGGTCTTGGTGCAATAGCAATGATTTCTCTTACCATTTCTGTTATTATAATGGGCAAATATAACGTTGCCATAATAACTATGGCTATGTTGGGGGCTCTTCTTGCATTTTTATTTTATAACAGGCACCCTTCACGTGTTTTTCCAGGAGATGTGGGAACCCTTATTATAGGTGCATGTATTGTACTCGTGGCGTTTATAGGACGTGTAAAGATCATAGCCCTTATTGTACTTCTTCCAAATATAATTGACGCTACCTTGAAATTTTACAGCGCAGGGGTTGTTGAAAGACATCACCATGCTCCAACTGAAGTAGGTGATGATGGAAATCTGGTAGCTCCTGATGGCGGTTTTAACTCTCTCATAAGGTCTGTTTTAAGAAGACCTATGCCTGAAAAGAACGTAGTTGCAATTGTATGGTTTATTGGTATAATTTTTGGAGCTATCGGGATAATTTTAGCATACACACTAAATTCAATGATAATTTAG
- a CDS encoding THUMP domain-containing protein, producing MIIHNFNILIITYNSNSFLLGGGRIKPIDGFNLLVTLQGHKDSHAGEELVGIEEIELALSSYEPVLYIKESQYPNVVLVELTMDPEEAVAILSEAPTTVVSKVVPIDAVIKTRMDSIWERAVLIAREKMNSDDSFVVRCDLRGREYIESKNELIEMVTNELLNNMDIRADEINPDWIVQIEVVGEDTGVSVLKPHQILKKI from the coding sequence ATGATTATCCACAATTTTAATATATTAATAATTACATATAATAGTAATAGTTTTCTTTTAGGAGGTGGACGTATCAAGCCAATAGACGGCTTTAATCTTCTGGTAACTCTTCAAGGCCACAAAGATTCACATGCAGGTGAAGAATTAGTAGGAATAGAAGAAATAGAACTAGCACTTTCGAGCTACGAACCCGTTCTTTATATAAAAGAATCACAGTACCCCAATGTTGTTTTGGTGGAATTGACTATGGATCCTGAAGAAGCAGTAGCAATATTAAGCGAAGCTCCAACGACAGTAGTATCTAAGGTTGTTCCAATTGATGCAGTCATTAAAACAAGAATGGATTCTATTTGGGAGAGAGCAGTGCTAATTGCAAGAGAAAAGATGAATTCAGATGATTCATTTGTAGTGAGGTGCGATTTAAGGGGTAGAGAATACATAGAATCAAAGAATGAACTTATTGAAATGGTAACCAATGAACTGCTTAATAACATGGATATTAGAGCGGACGAAATAAATCCAGATTGGATTGTTCAAATCGAAGTAGTTGGCGAAGATACTGGAGTCAGCGTTTTAAAGCCACATCAAATTTTAAAAAAGATTTAG
- a CDS encoding methyl-coenzyme M reductase family protein, whose protein sequence is MYEIFYFRGGLYKFDELVEYIEDVGGMVLRKDCFELIRGEYFLANEVHVLLVVPEEEVENTKTLIGEIKGTAHDAEITEEQKKTLLAYLSIYDSLNRTDKWTEEKNIKDAIACPCYALLCNQLEDEECQLDAELKQILSEMCTNGVIEYKISADGKYEYRLKKTD, encoded by the coding sequence ATGTATGAGATTTTCTATTTTAGAGGCGGTCTATATAAATTTGATGAACTGGTTGAGTACATAGAAGACGTAGGGGGAATGGTACTTCGCAAAGACTGCTTTGAGCTAATTCGCGGAGAATATTTCCTTGCAAACGAAGTCCATGTACTTCTTGTAGTACCAGAAGAAGAAGTTGAAAATACTAAAACGTTAATTGGGGAGATTAAAGGAACAGCCCATGATGCGGAAATTACAGAAGAACAAAAAAAGACACTACTTGCATATCTTTCTATATATGATTCGCTAAACAGGACAGATAAGTGGACTGAAGAAAAAAATATAAAAGACGCCATTGCATGTCCCTGTTATGCGTTGTTATGTAACCAACTTGAAGATGAAGAGTGTCAACTGGATGCTGAGTTAAAACAAATACTCTCAGAAATGTGTACAAACGGTGTCATTGAATACAAAATATCTGCTGATGGAAAATATGAATATCGTCTTAAAAAGACTGATTAA
- a CDS encoding TIGR00304 family membrane protein, with protein MNASTIVITGIIVIFIGIVLILIGTALQSTSQNEEVHTGGVILIGPIPIIFGNDKSLILGAMIFAVVIIILWYLLIYRGLV; from the coding sequence ATGAATGCTTCTACCATTGTAATTACTGGAATTATCGTTATTTTCATTGGGATCGTTCTTATACTTATTGGAACAGCTCTACAATCTACGTCTCAAAATGAGGAGGTCCATACAGGGGGAGTAATTTTAATAGGTCCTATCCCCATCATATTTGGTAATGATAAAAGCTTGATTCTGGGGGCAATGATCTTTGCTGTTGTAATTATAATTTTGTGGTATTTGCTGATTTACAGGGGTTTAGTCTGA
- the galE gene encoding UDP-glucose 4-epimerase GalE, translated as MILIVGGAGYIGSHLNKEINKKGIETVIFDNLSYGHRDFVKWGTFEKGDLGNIDDIRNVFKKYPIEAVMHFAAFTYVGESVEDPQKYYTNNVKNTLNLLQVMLEENVKYFVFSSTCATYGNPVEIPITENHPQNPINPYGKGKLMVETVLKDYSDAYGLKYASLRYFNAAGADPESEVGELHNPETHLIPLILDVAAGRREDIKIFGTDYDTPDGTCIRDYIHVTDLAEAHILALEYLQNSGESDFFNLGNGNGFSVKEVIETAEEVTGKNIKAVEAERRAGDPPILVGSSDKAKEKLNWKPKYDELSTIIETAWNWHKKLK; from the coding sequence ATGATATTAATTGTAGGTGGAGCAGGATACATCGGATCTCATTTAAACAAAGAAATCAACAAAAAAGGAATTGAAACTGTTATATTCGATAATTTAAGCTATGGTCACAGAGACTTTGTGAAATGGGGAACATTTGAAAAGGGAGATTTAGGTAACATAGACGATATACGCAATGTTTTCAAGAAGTACCCCATTGAAGCAGTGATGCATTTTGCTGCATTTACATATGTTGGAGAATCTGTAGAAGATCCACAAAAATATTACACAAATAACGTTAAAAATACTTTAAATCTACTTCAAGTAATGCTTGAGGAAAATGTAAAGTACTTCGTGTTCTCTTCAACATGTGCAACCTATGGAAATCCTGTTGAAATCCCAATAACTGAAAACCATCCACAAAACCCAATTAATCCCTATGGAAAGGGTAAATTAATGGTAGAAACAGTCTTAAAAGATTATAGTGACGCATATGGGTTAAAATATGCATCACTTCGGTATTTCAATGCCGCAGGTGCTGATCCAGAAAGTGAAGTTGGTGAACTGCATAACCCTGAAACTCACTTAATACCACTTATCCTTGATGTTGCAGCTGGAAGAAGGGAAGATATTAAAATATTTGGAACAGATTATGACACTCCAGACGGTACCTGTATTAGAGACTACATACACGTCACGGACCTGGCAGAAGCACATATTTTAGCTCTCGAATATCTTCAAAACAGCGGCGAAAGCGACTTTTTTAACCTTGGAAATGGAAATGGATTTTCTGTAAAAGAAGTTATAGAAACAGCAGAAGAGGTCACAGGTAAAAATATCAAGGCAGTCGAAGCAGAAAGAAGAGCAGGAGATCCTCCAATTCTCGTTGGAAGTTCCGATAAAGCAAAAGAAAAGTTAAACTGGAAGCCTAAATATGATGAACTGTCTACAATTATAGAAACTGCATGGAACTGGCATAAAAAATTAAAATAG
- a CDS encoding thermonuclease family protein translates to MKSKIVVIGFIALVVTISGCIENSGLSNDSNSNLEDNISNHNLKISNNSSYDANGLCYHVVDGDTIDVDTVGRIRLVGINTPEKKQPGYLEAKNFVKKACLGKEVYLDIDNAKHYDKYGRVLAVVYVNGVNINNALLKGGYANIMYIRPSEFNPYSWTT, encoded by the coding sequence ATGAAATCAAAAATAGTTGTAATCGGATTTATTGCACTCGTAGTTACTATCTCGGGATGCATTGAAAATAGTGGGCTATCAAATGACAGTAATTCAAATTTGGAAGATAATATATCTAATCATAATTTGAAGATATCAAATAATTCTTCATATGATGCAAATGGCCTCTGTTACCATGTTGTAGATGGGGACACAATAGATGTTGATACTGTTGGGAGAATAAGACTTGTAGGCATAAATACACCTGAAAAGAAACAGCCAGGATATCTGGAAGCTAAAAATTTTGTAAAAAAAGCATGTCTTGGAAAAGAAGTTTATTTGGATATAGATAATGCAAAGCATTACGATAAATATGGTAGGGTTCTTGCTGTAGTTTATGTAAATGGTGTTAATATAAATAATGCACTTTTAAAAGGGGGATATGCAAATATAATGTATATACGGCCATCAGAATTTAATCCTTACTCGTGGACAACTTAA
- a CDS encoding TIGR03557 family F420-dependent LLM class oxidoreductase, which produces MVKIGYKLSSEEFGPLDLVCFAKQAEDAGFDFGMISDHYHPWISQTGQSPFVWSTIGGISQVTERLPIVTGVTCPTFRIHPAIIAQAAATAACMLPGRFKLGVGSGENLNEHILGDRWPSTPVRIEMLVEAIHIIQLLWQGEMEDFEGYFYTIENARIYTLPEELPEIFIAAEGEMAATVAGQMGDGLIAQHANGDVATIFKNTGGENKPCYSEATVCWDESKDEARKNAIKYWPIKLNDVQINVDLPTTTHFERLAKKADEKSVAEKIVCSNDPEDHINEIKRYADAGYDHICMHQIGPKQHEFIEFYKDEVLPSFK; this is translated from the coding sequence ATGGTAAAAATTGGATATAAACTTTCCAGTGAAGAATTTGGCCCCCTCGATCTTGTATGTTTTGCTAAACAAGCAGAAGATGCAGGGTTCGACTTTGGCATGATTTCTGATCATTATCATCCATGGATTTCGCAAACAGGTCAAAGCCCATTTGTTTGGAGTACAATTGGGGGTATATCTCAGGTAACTGAAAGGCTGCCCATTGTAACTGGAGTAACATGCCCCACATTCAGGATACATCCTGCAATTATAGCCCAGGCTGCAGCAACAGCAGCTTGCATGCTTCCAGGCAGATTTAAATTAGGAGTAGGCTCTGGTGAAAATTTAAATGAACATATCCTCGGCGACAGGTGGCCCTCAACACCAGTTAGAATTGAAATGCTTGTAGAAGCTATACATATAATTCAATTACTCTGGCAGGGGGAGATGGAAGATTTTGAAGGTTATTTTTACACCATTGAAAATGCAAGAATTTATACATTACCAGAAGAACTTCCTGAGATATTTATAGCTGCTGAAGGAGAAATGGCTGCTACAGTTGCAGGGCAAATGGGAGATGGATTAATTGCACAGCATGCCAATGGAGATGTAGCAACAATTTTCAAAAATACAGGGGGCGAAAATAAACCCTGCTATAGTGAAGCTACAGTGTGCTGGGATGAAAGCAAAGATGAAGCTCGAAAAAATGCCATTAAATATTGGCCTATTAAATTAAATGATGTTCAAATAAACGTTGACCTTCCAACAACAACACATTTTGAAAGATTAGCTAAAAAGGCTGATGAAAAATCAGTTGCTGAAAAAATAGTCTGCAGTAATGATCCAGAGGATCATATAAATGAAATAAAAAGATATGCTGACGCTGGTTACGACCATATATGCATGCATCAAATCGGCCCAAAACAGCATGAATTTATCGAATTTTACAAAGATGAAGTGTTACCTTCATTTAAATAA
- a CDS encoding Hsp20/alpha crystallin family protein, whose amino-acid sequence MAEEGNTEKIPVSPATFVYHTEDEYIMEVELPGVKKEDININVTENTFCVRAPRRNTEYNGCWVLAHDFDPDKGSAQYENGLLTIRMPLTEEKEKPSREIDVM is encoded by the coding sequence ATGGCTGAAGAAGGAAATACTGAAAAAATACCTGTTTCCCCTGCAACATTTGTATATCACACTGAAGATGAATATATAATGGAAGTAGAGCTTCCAGGCGTGAAAAAAGAAGATATAAACATCAACGTGACTGAAAATACATTTTGTGTTAGAGCCCCAAGAAGAAATACAGAATATAACGGATGCTGGGTACTTGCTCACGATTTTGATCCAGATAAAGGCAGTGCACAATATGAAAACGGATTATTAACCATTAGAATGCCTTTAACTGAAGAAAAGGAAAAACCAAGCAGGGAAATAGATGTAATGTAA
- a CDS encoding SANT/Myb-like DNA-binding domain-containing protein encodes MSEDQDSRLGCKWTLEEDTKMCKLREQGYSFKEIGKILKRSEKSCATRYSNRGYTLNPLKLLVNVAVFLSLISGLITEPTTLFQ; translated from the coding sequence ATGAGTGAGGATCAGGATAGTCGTTTAGGTTGTAAATGGACGCTTGAGGAAGATACTAAAATGTGTAAACTGCGGGAGCAAGGTTATAGCTTTAAGGAAATTGGGAAAATTTTAAAAAGAAGTGAAAAATCATGTGCAACTCGTTATAGTAACCGGGGTTATACATTGAATCCACTAAAGCTGCTTGTGAATGTGGCGGTATTTTTATCACTGATAAGTGGTTTGATTACAGAACCTACAACTCTATTTCAATAG
- a CDS encoding cupredoxin domain-containing protein — protein MNLNFIRIGIILLVIGVISISGCTQEKQTNTIIIQNFTFKPNPMHVKAGDVVRWTSHDNAPHKIVSDTGNFESPDLNNGDTFTYTFDKKGEFNYHDELDSSIKGKVIVG, from the coding sequence ATGAACTTGAATTTTATAAGAATTGGAATAATTCTTCTGGTTATTGGAGTGATTTCAATCTCTGGCTGCACGCAGGAGAAGCAGACTAATACCATTATTATTCAAAATTTTACATTCAAACCAAATCCAATGCACGTTAAAGCAGGAGATGTAGTTAGATGGACTAGTCATGATAATGCTCCTCATAAAATAGTAAGTGATACGGGAAACTTTGAAAGCCCAGATTTAAACAATGGAGATACATTCACTTATACTTTTGATAAAAAAGGTGAATTCAATTACCACGATGAGTTAGATTCATCCATAAAAGGCAAAGTTATCGTTGGATGA